A portion of the Mesobacillus sp. AQ2 genome contains these proteins:
- a CDS encoding DUF6230 family protein, which translates to MNGAVVMESKTNKKVFWGALASGLLALGILLVSFGVSGVAYAVPIAGVGDFYVEFDKLEGKGYKFYPKLGETSSSDAAPQGTNIIDTLTIDNLKLYKDFQVGGEWIRVKIQASKPVQISGLQHDAGLIEANAKFQNLALKENNSTDWTKQFEQTSSTITLENAKLKTHYLFQETINMAGMKLTVEKIDKK; encoded by the coding sequence TTGAATGGAGCTGTCGTAATGGAAAGCAAGACGAATAAAAAGGTGTTTTGGGGTGCGCTCGCATCAGGATTGCTAGCGCTTGGAATCCTGCTGGTGTCCTTCGGGGTATCCGGAGTAGCGTATGCTGTACCGATTGCCGGAGTAGGGGATTTTTATGTTGAATTCGATAAGCTTGAGGGAAAAGGCTATAAATTTTACCCAAAACTCGGCGAGACGAGCAGCTCAGACGCTGCACCGCAAGGAACCAATATCATCGATACCCTGACAATCGACAATCTGAAGTTATATAAGGATTTTCAGGTAGGCGGGGAGTGGATCCGCGTAAAAATCCAGGCTTCAAAGCCAGTACAGATTTCAGGTCTCCAGCATGATGCCGGGCTGATTGAAGCAAATGCCAAGTTCCAGAACCTCGCGCTTAAGGAAAACAACAGTACGGACTGGACAAAGCAATTCGAGCAGACTTCAAGCACGATCACTCTTGAGAATGCAAAATTGAAAACGCATTATTTATTCCAGGAAACTATTAATATGGCGGGCATGAAATTGACCGTAGAAAAAATCGATAAGAAATAA
- a CDS encoding DUF6114 domain-containing protein, translated as MVFKKWRHTRPFFGSILTVLSGLMILWVPLNLYMSTFLPGSVAVIGLLFGGLITLMGLLSFFLPGASKALGIIVIFLSILSVIGALGGFLFGTIFGIIGGALLTAWRIVPAEESSKSPRSDVTEQPAKTG; from the coding sequence ATGGTTTTTAAAAAATGGAGGCATACAAGGCCTTTTTTCGGATCGATATTGACCGTACTAAGCGGGCTGATGATTCTATGGGTGCCGTTGAACCTTTATATGAGCACATTCCTCCCAGGGTCGGTCGCAGTCATCGGCTTGCTGTTTGGCGGATTGATCACGCTGATGGGATTGTTGTCATTCTTTTTGCCAGGTGCCTCTAAAGCATTAGGCATCATCGTCATTTTTTTATCCATTCTATCAGTCATTGGCGCTTTGGGAGGCTTTCTGTTCGGAACAATATTCGGCATTATTGGCGGTGCATTGCTTACTGCATGGCGAATCGTACCAGCAGAAGAGTCATCAAAATCGCCACGCTCGGACGTTACAGAGCAGCCAGCCAAAACGGGGTAA
- a CDS encoding acylphosphatase translates to MIQLQIIVSGEVQGVGYRYYTQMKAIQFGITGWVRNLREGGVEILASGAKVDLEKFIDEVRRGNPFSTVDHIEVNEIENTETYKSFAIKY, encoded by the coding sequence TTGATTCAATTACAGATTATTGTGTCAGGAGAGGTTCAGGGTGTTGGGTATCGGTACTATACACAAATGAAAGCTATTCAGTTTGGAATTACAGGCTGGGTAAGGAATCTTCGGGAAGGCGGCGTTGAGATTCTTGCTTCAGGTGCTAAAGTTGATCTCGAGAAGTTCATTGATGAGGTGCGAAGGGGCAATCCTTTTTCCACTGTTGACCACATAGAGGTGAACGAGATTGAAAATACCGAAACCTATAAATCTTTCGCAATAAAATATTAA
- a CDS encoding aminopeptidase: MSDFQTNLEKYADLAVKVGVNIQKDQTLVINTTIDSAEFVRLVVKKAYDAGAKNVVVNWNDDVVNRTKYDLAPDEAFNEYPEWRAREMEDLAENGAAFMSIVSSSPDLLKGVKSERIANFQKAAGTALSKYRKYIQSDKVSWTVVAAPSEGWAKMVFPEDTPETAVQKLWEAIFKAVRVDTPDPVAAWKQHDSSLHEKVDYLNSKRYKKLHYKAPGTDLTVELPEKHIWVGAGSVNEQGHEFMANMPTEEVFSVPSKTGVNGYVSSTKPLSYGGNIIDNFKLTFENGKIVGVEAEEGEEILKQLVATDEGSHYLGEVALVPFNSPISQSNVLFFNTLFDENASNHFAIGSAYAFCVEGGKTMSSEELAENGLNESITHVDFMIGSDKMDIDGITADGTAEPVFRNGDWAL, encoded by the coding sequence ATGAGTGATTTCCAAACGAACTTAGAAAAATATGCGGACCTTGCTGTCAAGGTTGGCGTGAACATCCAGAAAGACCAGACGCTTGTAATCAATACGACGATTGACTCTGCTGAGTTTGTCCGTCTTGTTGTTAAAAAGGCATATGATGCAGGTGCTAAAAACGTTGTCGTGAACTGGAATGATGATGTTGTAAACAGGACAAAATACGATCTTGCGCCTGATGAAGCATTCAACGAATATCCTGAATGGCGCGCACGTGAAATGGAAGACCTGGCTGAAAATGGTGCAGCATTCATGTCAATCGTGTCTTCAAGTCCTGACCTGTTGAAAGGTGTTAAGTCCGAGCGCATCGCAAACTTCCAGAAAGCTGCTGGAACAGCACTTTCAAAATACCGCAAATACATACAATCTGATAAAGTCAGCTGGACAGTTGTTGCTGCTCCTTCTGAAGGATGGGCAAAAATGGTGTTCCCTGAGGATACTCCTGAAACTGCTGTCCAAAAGCTTTGGGAAGCAATTTTCAAGGCAGTCCGCGTAGATACTCCGGATCCGGTGGCTGCATGGAAACAGCACGACTCTTCCCTTCATGAAAAAGTTGACTACCTGAACAGCAAGCGTTACAAGAAGCTTCACTACAAAGCACCTGGCACAGACCTGACAGTCGAGCTTCCAGAAAAACATATCTGGGTTGGCGCCGGCAGTGTGAACGAGCAAGGTCACGAATTCATGGCCAACATGCCGACTGAAGAAGTCTTCTCTGTTCCATCAAAAACAGGCGTGAACGGTTATGTTTCTAGCACAAAGCCACTTAGCTACGGCGGAAACATCATTGACAACTTCAAGCTTACTTTTGAAAACGGAAAAATCGTCGGCGTCGAGGCAGAAGAAGGCGAAGAAATCCTCAAGCAGCTAGTCGCGACAGACGAAGGTTCACACTATCTTGGTGAAGTTGCCCTTGTACCATTCAACTCGCCAATCTCTCAATCAAATGTACTGTTCTTCAACACATTATTTGACGAGAACGCATCCAACCACTTCGCAATAGGAAGCGCTTATGCTTTCTGTGTAGAAGGCGGCAAGACGATGTCTTCCGAAGAACTGGCTGAAAACGGCCTGAACGAAAGCATCACCCACGTCGATTTCATGATCGGTTCTGATAAAATGGATATCGACGGCATCACAGCCGATGGTACAGCTGAACCAGTATTCCGCAATGGTGACTGGGCACTGTAA
- a CDS encoding MFS transporter produces MRIRDWDRNLKIRLFGEALMNITFWMFFPFLTIYFAESFGKDKAGFLLIFSQLFSVFANLLGGYTADRFGRKRMMVISAFGQGIAFLIFAYAVSPWYTSPMLGFICFALVGVFGSIYWPASQAMVADVVPEKDRSSVFAIFYTQINIAVVVGPILGAIFYVKYRFELMIAVAIISILLALVLAKWTRETVPASAKQARAENGKWYDFLKEQIADYKVIIQDKVFLMFIIAGILAAQTFMQLDLLFPVYTKEMVNNQTVLEFGSKVFTVNGEQAFGLILSENGLLVALFTVAVTKWVTRFPERNVFVLSSFVYAVSILMFGATHWIWGLILAMAVFTLAELMTAGLQQTFISNLAPEKMRGQYFAAASLRYTIGRTIAPISIPLTVWIGYGWTFTILSILAVLSAVLFWVMFRMYENRKAADV; encoded by the coding sequence ATGAGAATAAGAGATTGGGACCGGAACCTGAAGATTCGCCTGTTTGGCGAAGCGTTGATGAATATTACATTTTGGATGTTTTTCCCGTTTTTAACGATTTATTTTGCCGAAAGCTTTGGGAAGGACAAGGCTGGATTCCTGCTGATTTTTTCCCAGTTGTTCTCGGTGTTCGCCAATTTGCTTGGGGGCTATACCGCAGACAGATTCGGCCGCAAGAGGATGATGGTGATATCAGCATTCGGACAGGGCATCGCGTTCCTTATTTTTGCCTACGCGGTCTCACCGTGGTACACCTCACCAATGCTTGGTTTTATCTGTTTCGCGCTTGTTGGCGTATTCGGCTCCATCTACTGGCCGGCGAGCCAGGCGATGGTCGCCGACGTCGTCCCTGAAAAAGACCGCAGCAGTGTGTTCGCGATTTTTTATACACAAATCAATATTGCCGTCGTTGTCGGCCCGATATTGGGGGCAATTTTTTACGTGAAATACCGATTTGAATTGATGATTGCCGTGGCGATTATCTCGATCCTGCTTGCGCTTGTCCTGGCAAAATGGACGCGTGAAACGGTGCCTGCTTCCGCGAAGCAGGCACGTGCGGAAAATGGGAAATGGTATGATTTCCTCAAAGAACAAATTGCTGACTACAAGGTCATAATTCAGGACAAAGTTTTCCTCATGTTCATCATCGCCGGGATTTTAGCAGCACAGACTTTCATGCAGCTCGATTTGTTATTCCCTGTTTATACAAAAGAAATGGTGAATAATCAAACCGTTTTAGAATTTGGCAGCAAGGTGTTCACCGTGAATGGCGAGCAGGCCTTTGGCTTGATTCTTTCCGAGAACGGATTGCTTGTCGCTCTCTTCACCGTCGCTGTGACAAAGTGGGTGACGCGCTTCCCTGAACGGAATGTATTTGTGTTATCTTCATTTGTTTATGCCGTCTCCATCCTGATGTTCGGCGCGACACACTGGATCTGGGGGTTGATTTTAGCAATGGCGGTCTTCACACTGGCTGAGCTGATGACGGCCGGTTTGCAGCAAACCTTCATTTCGAATCTGGCACCCGAAAAAATGCGCGGCCAATATTTCGCAGCAGCTTCGTTGCGCTATACCATCGGCCGGACGATTGCACCAATCAGCATCCCGCTCACCGTGTGGATCGGTTATGGCTGGACCTTCACCATCCTGAGCATCCTCGCTGTTTTAAGCGCGGTGCTGTTCTGGGTGATGTTCCGAATGTATGAGAACAGGAAGGCAGCCGATGTTTAG
- a CDS encoding DNA topoisomerase III → MKSLVLAEKPSVARELARVLGCNKTHKSYFEGNQYIVTWALGHLIELKMPENYDPKYKVWKLEELPIIPEKMGLKVIKQTSHQFKAIEHLAERKDVGEFIIATDAGREGELVARWILQRINWRKPIKRLWISSQTDRAIKEGFKNLKPGKQYEDLYESAVCRAEADWLIGLNVSRALTTKYKDPLSAGRVQTPTLAMVLEREDEINKFVPKDYWTIQAKVGSLNAEWDHKGEKRIFSQEKANQIQKKLSNKNAALKSLDRKQKSEPQPLPYDLTELQRDANKRFGFSAKKTSNVLQGLYEQHKLVTYPRTDSRYLTTDMEATMLDRLQGIMSGYRDEAKPAVAQKGKVEARRVFNNGKVTDHHAIIPTEERLHLADLSPDERKLYDLIVRRFLALFYPAYQYEVVHASFEVEGETLSARETNILEIGFKKVLGKDEDDAATQSLGHLEKGKSYNVGQVTVNKKKTEPPLRLSESDILSKMEKFGLGTPATRAEIIERLISSEVVERQNGRLFSTRKGKQLLDLVNEELTSPELTAKWEKELEEIARGKGDPKAFKKRIREQTSLLVSEIKKSDKTYRAHNLTGSKCPECGEFMKERKTKEGRILVCSSPECNFRKHKDPKLSQRRCPQCHKRMEIHNGKAGAYFQCRRCNVVEKAEDKKKGVTKREERKLKEKYAPSQENFGTSLGDLLKAALEDKE, encoded by the coding sequence ATGAAATCATTAGTCCTTGCAGAAAAACCAAGTGTTGCCCGCGAACTGGCGCGTGTGCTTGGCTGCAATAAAACGCATAAAAGTTATTTTGAAGGAAATCAATACATCGTCACCTGGGCACTTGGACACTTGATCGAATTGAAGATGCCGGAGAACTATGATCCGAAGTATAAAGTCTGGAAGCTTGAAGAACTCCCAATCATCCCTGAAAAAATGGGGCTGAAGGTCATCAAGCAGACGAGCCACCAATTCAAGGCGATTGAACATCTTGCTGAGCGCAAGGATGTAGGTGAATTCATCATCGCGACCGATGCCGGGCGTGAAGGTGAGCTTGTCGCAAGATGGATCCTTCAGCGCATCAACTGGCGCAAGCCGATCAAGCGTTTGTGGATCTCGTCCCAGACAGACCGCGCCATAAAGGAAGGTTTTAAAAACCTGAAGCCTGGCAAGCAGTATGAAGATCTGTACGAGTCGGCTGTCTGCCGTGCCGAGGCTGACTGGCTAATCGGCTTGAATGTCTCCAGGGCTTTAACAACCAAATATAAGGATCCATTATCTGCAGGGCGGGTCCAGACTCCAACACTCGCAATGGTCCTTGAACGCGAGGATGAAATCAATAAATTCGTTCCGAAGGATTACTGGACCATCCAGGCAAAGGTTGGATCTCTAAATGCTGAGTGGGACCATAAAGGCGAAAAGCGTATTTTTTCACAGGAAAAAGCAAACCAAATTCAAAAGAAGCTATCCAATAAGAATGCAGCGTTGAAGTCACTCGATCGCAAACAGAAATCCGAACCGCAGCCGCTGCCATATGACCTGACAGAATTACAGCGTGACGCCAATAAACGCTTCGGCTTCTCGGCAAAGAAAACATCCAATGTGCTTCAGGGTTTGTATGAGCAGCACAAGCTCGTCACCTATCCGCGGACAGACTCGCGCTATTTGACGACCGATATGGAAGCCACGATGCTCGACCGCCTTCAGGGAATCATGTCAGGTTACCGGGATGAAGCGAAACCGGCAGTCGCTCAAAAAGGCAAAGTCGAGGCACGCCGGGTCTTCAATAATGGAAAAGTTACCGACCACCATGCCATCATCCCGACAGAGGAACGGCTTCATCTGGCAGATTTGTCACCTGATGAGCGGAAGCTGTACGACTTGATTGTCCGCCGGTTCCTGGCTTTATTTTATCCAGCTTACCAATACGAGGTTGTCCATGCCAGCTTCGAGGTCGAGGGAGAAACATTATCTGCCCGCGAAACGAACATCCTTGAGATCGGCTTTAAAAAGGTACTTGGAAAAGATGAGGATGACGCCGCTACTCAATCCCTTGGCCATCTGGAAAAAGGTAAAAGCTACAATGTCGGCCAGGTGACTGTGAACAAAAAGAAGACTGAGCCGCCTTTGCGTTTGTCTGAATCAGATATTCTTTCAAAGATGGAGAAATTCGGCCTCGGTACGCCGGCAACAAGGGCAGAAATCATCGAACGCCTGATTTCATCAGAGGTAGTCGAGCGCCAGAACGGCCGCCTCTTCTCAACGCGGAAAGGGAAACAGCTTCTTGATCTTGTCAACGAGGAACTGACCTCCCCTGAACTCACCGCGAAATGGGAGAAAGAACTGGAGGAGATTGCCCGCGGCAAAGGCGATCCAAAGGCATTCAAAAAACGGATACGTGAACAAACCTCCCTCCTTGTTTCCGAGATCAAGAAAAGCGACAAAACCTATCGTGCCCATAACCTGACTGGCTCAAAATGCCCTGAATGCGGAGAATTCATGAAGGAACGCAAGACAAAAGAAGGACGCATCCTTGTCTGCTCAAGCCCTGAATGCAACTTCCGCAAGCATAAGGACCCTAAGCTGTCCCAGCGCCGCTGCCCGCAATGCCACAAGCGGATGGAAATCCATAACGGCAAGGCAGGCGCCTACTTCCAATGCCGACGCTGCAATGTCGTCGAAAAAGCTGAGGATAAGAAAAAAGGCGTAACGAAGCGCGAGGAACGCAAGCTGAAGGAAAAATACGCTCCATCCCAGGAAAACTTCGGCACAAGCCTTGGAGATCTGCTGAAAGCAGCACTTGAGGATAAGGAATAG
- a CDS encoding GNAT family N-acetyltransferase, protein MAAAEVLDLQKKSYRIEADLIGTDEIPPLKETFEQLQNCGETFMGYYIEGVLAGAVSFKKEGKVLDIHRMMVHPDSFRRGIAGKLLAEIERQDCQEILVSTGAANTPAIKLYEKLGFVHQHDSVVGNGLVIANFKKES, encoded by the coding sequence ATGGCAGCTGCTGAAGTTCTTGATCTTCAGAAAAAGTCGTACAGGATTGAAGCGGATCTGATTGGCACGGACGAGATCCCTCCGTTAAAAGAAACATTCGAACAACTGCAGAATTGCGGTGAAACATTTATGGGTTATTATATTGAAGGTGTGCTGGCAGGGGCGGTTTCCTTTAAGAAGGAAGGGAAGGTACTGGATATTCATCGGATGATGGTCCACCCAGACTCTTTCCGCAGGGGAATTGCCGGGAAGCTGCTGGCCGAGATTGAGCGCCAGGACTGCCAAGAAATCCTTGTCTCCACCGGGGCCGCCAATACGCCTGCCATCAAGCTTTATGAAAAACTTGGCTTTGTGCACCAACATGACTCAGTAGTCGGAAACGGACTGGTAATCGCTAATTTTAAAAAAGAATCATAA
- a CDS encoding YbjQ family protein, which produces MIVSTTSTLQGKEVEQYMGVVSGEAIMGANVVRDFLASVTDVIGGRSSAYENKLAEGREIALREMEDKARRLGANAVIGVDLDFETLREGMMMCIATGTAVRIKE; this is translated from the coding sequence ATGATCGTAAGCACTACATCGACACTGCAAGGCAAGGAAGTTGAACAATACATGGGGGTTGTTTCTGGAGAAGCGATAATGGGCGCGAATGTCGTGCGCGACTTTTTGGCAAGTGTCACCGATGTGATTGGCGGCAGGAGTTCTGCATATGAGAACAAACTGGCGGAAGGCCGTGAAATCGCGCTTCGCGAAATGGAGGACAAAGCACGCCGCCTGGGAGCAAATGCCGTTATCGGTGTAGACCTTGATTTTGAGACCTTGCGTGAAGGCATGATGATGTGCATCGCAACAGGGACAGCCGTCAGGATTAAGGAATAA
- a CDS encoding peroxiredoxin, with protein sequence MDEKVYAKDLVECPTVFCANRDDQAPLFTADALINGDIKKINLEDYRGNWVILFFYPSDFTFVUPTELAAVAAIYPYIKSIGAELMSISTDSVYSHRVFKETSPLLKNVTFPMVSDRTQVISRAYRVLDETTGACFRTSVFIDPEGIIRAKLTYPRNVGRNLPEHLRILQALEYAKQTGKGVPANWVPGQPGVSTNPSNIGNI encoded by the coding sequence ATGGATGAAAAAGTGTATGCCAAAGATTTAGTGGAATGCCCGACTGTTTTTTGTGCAAACCGTGACGACCAGGCACCATTATTTACGGCAGATGCCTTGATCAATGGTGATATCAAGAAAATCAATCTGGAGGATTATCGTGGGAATTGGGTCATTTTATTTTTCTATCCGAGCGATTTCACTTTTGTCTGACCGACAGAGCTGGCGGCGGTCGCCGCTATTTATCCATATATAAAGTCGATTGGTGCAGAACTGATGTCCATCAGCACGGACAGTGTTTACAGCCATCGCGTCTTTAAAGAAACTTCACCATTACTGAAAAATGTGACGTTCCCGATGGTCAGTGACAGGACACAGGTCATCAGCCGTGCCTACAGGGTGCTGGATGAAACGACAGGTGCCTGCTTCAGGACTTCAGTTTTTATCGATCCCGAAGGCATTATCAGAGCCAAGTTGACTTATCCAAGAAACGTGGGGAGGAATCTCCCGGAACATCTGAGAATTCTCCAGGCACTGGAATATGCGAAGCAAACAGGGAAAGGCGTACCGGCGAACTGGGTGCCCGGGCAGCCTGGAGTCAGTACAAATCCCTCGAATATCGGAAATATTTAA
- a CDS encoding cytochrome ubiquinol oxidase subunit I: MDEVLILSRIQFAVTVFYHFLFVPLTLGLVILVAIMETKYARTLDQTYKRMADYWGKLFAINFVLGVITGITMEFQFGTNWSEYSKYMGDIFGSPLAIEALAAFFLESTFMGIWLFGKDKFSPKMRAISIWMVALGTNISALWIITANGFMQNPVGYVLKNGRVELNSFTELVTNPYAWYMFVHTVVSAYIVGAFFMMAISAYHLLRKNETGFYKKSFKYGLAMALFSATLTPFIGHQSGVFAAKMQPAKGAAMEAVWETQKDMPFHLIQIPDQENERNAFEAISIPKLGSFFYTNSFDGEVTGLNDIAKDERPNVELVFYAFRVMVALGVFFLAVSWYGLYLHRKNKLESSPRYLKLVLYSVLLPYLAINAGWMVAEAGRQPWVVYGLMKTTEGVSPIAVSQVVFSLAALVIFYTVLLIADVYLIIKYAKKGPESEAQYGLEGGVKHVS, translated from the coding sequence ATGGATGAGGTCCTGATATTAAGCCGGATTCAGTTTGCTGTCACCGTGTTTTATCATTTCTTGTTTGTACCGCTGACGCTTGGACTGGTCATTCTTGTAGCCATCATGGAGACCAAGTATGCTCGCACCCTTGACCAGACGTATAAACGGATGGCGGATTACTGGGGAAAGCTGTTTGCGATCAACTTTGTTCTTGGAGTCATCACCGGCATTACAATGGAGTTCCAATTTGGGACGAACTGGTCCGAGTATTCGAAGTATATGGGGGACATTTTCGGTTCGCCGCTCGCGATTGAAGCACTGGCCGCTTTTTTTCTTGAATCGACCTTCATGGGCATCTGGCTGTTCGGCAAGGACAAGTTTTCGCCAAAAATGCGGGCTATCTCAATCTGGATGGTTGCGCTCGGCACGAATATCTCTGCACTATGGATCATCACTGCCAATGGGTTCATGCAAAATCCTGTAGGCTATGTCCTGAAAAATGGCCGTGTAGAGCTGAACAGCTTTACGGAGCTCGTTACCAATCCTTATGCATGGTATATGTTCGTACATACAGTCGTCAGTGCCTATATCGTTGGCGCGTTTTTCATGATGGCCATCAGTGCCTATCATTTACTGAGGAAAAATGAAACAGGGTTCTATAAAAAGTCTTTCAAATACGGGCTGGCAATGGCACTGTTCTCTGCCACGCTGACTCCATTCATCGGCCACCAATCCGGGGTATTCGCGGCAAAGATGCAGCCGGCTAAAGGAGCGGCGATGGAAGCAGTCTGGGAAACCCAGAAGGACATGCCTTTCCATCTTATACAGATTCCTGACCAGGAAAATGAGCGGAATGCGTTTGAAGCAATCAGCATTCCTAAACTTGGCAGCTTTTTTTACACGAATTCCTTCGATGGCGAGGTAACGGGCCTGAATGATATAGCGAAGGATGAACGGCCGAATGTTGAATTGGTATTTTACGCCTTCAGGGTGATGGTCGCGCTCGGCGTCTTTTTCCTGGCTGTATCATGGTATGGATTGTATTTGCACCGGAAAAATAAGCTCGAGAGCTCCCCTCGATATTTGAAACTCGTCCTTTACTCCGTGCTCCTTCCATACCTTGCAATTAACGCTGGGTGGATGGTGGCAGAGGCGGGACGGCAGCCGTGGGTGGTTTATGGATTGATGAAGACAACAGAGGGTGTGTCTCCGATTGCTGTATCACAAGTGGTCTTCTCACTGGCAGCGCTCGTCATTTTTTACACGGTTCTCCTGATTGCAGATGTCTATTTGATCATAAAGTATGCGAAAAAAGGGCCGGAATCAGAGGCCCAATATGGTCTTGAAGGAGGCGTGAAGCATGTCTCATGA
- the cydB gene encoding cytochrome d ubiquinol oxidase subunit II, with the protein MSHDTLAIIWFGLWGLIWTVYFILDGYTLGTGMLLPFTAKNRQERNQLQEAVGPFWGGNEVWLITAGGATFAAFPSVYADMFSFLYTPLFLVLIALFIRAVGLEFMHKDDNPIWQAACKWSFFAGSFLIAFLFGVTFANLYRGLMIGANGYEGNLFSLLNGYGILGGFLFVSLFLLSGSLWIQLKTSGQTAVRAYRISRVLAGVAPAMLSLFFLATVNRTPLLDNYSEHPVLWIVPILALAAMLSSAYFIFKKKIGYAFTSVCLTIFTKMAFGFIGMFPNMLPSRIDSTYSVSLFDAAGSKLNLTIMFIVAIIFVPIILAYQSWSYTLFKDKILKENAKGYQ; encoded by the coding sequence ATGTCTCATGATACACTCGCGATTATTTGGTTTGGTCTTTGGGGCTTGATCTGGACCGTTTATTTCATCCTTGATGGATACACGCTCGGAACAGGGATGCTATTGCCCTTCACAGCTAAAAACCGCCAGGAAAGAAACCAGCTACAGGAAGCAGTCGGACCGTTCTGGGGCGGGAACGAGGTCTGGCTGATTACAGCCGGAGGTGCGACCTTCGCCGCATTCCCATCCGTCTATGCCGACATGTTCAGCTTTTTATACACACCGTTATTTCTCGTCTTGATTGCCCTGTTCATAAGGGCCGTCGGGCTCGAATTCATGCATAAGGATGACAACCCAATCTGGCAGGCAGCCTGCAAATGGAGCTTTTTTGCCGGAAGCTTCCTGATCGCCTTCTTGTTTGGAGTCACTTTCGCCAATTTGTATCGCGGCCTGATGATCGGGGCAAATGGCTACGAAGGGAATTTGTTCAGCCTTCTCAATGGATATGGGATTTTGGGAGGATTCCTGTTTGTTTCGCTGTTCCTTTTATCCGGGTCATTATGGATCCAGTTAAAAACATCAGGACAAACGGCAGTGCGGGCTTACAGGATTTCGCGTGTGTTGGCAGGAGTGGCGCCAGCAATGCTGTCACTATTCTTCCTGGCAACAGTGAACCGGACTCCATTGCTGGATAACTACTCGGAGCATCCAGTTCTCTGGATTGTACCAATTCTCGCCTTGGCCGCGATGCTTTCATCGGCTTACTTTATCTTTAAAAAGAAAATCGGCTATGCGTTCACTTCAGTCTGCTTAACCATATTCACAAAAATGGCGTTCGGATTCATCGGGATGTTCCCGAACATGCTGCCATCAAGAATAGACAGCACCTACAGTGTCAGTCTATTTGACGCCGCCGGAAGCAAGCTCAACCTGACGATCATGTTCATTGTCGCAATCATCTTCGTGCCAATCATCCTTGCCTACCAATCATGGAGTTACACATTGTTCAAAGACAAAATCTTAAAAGAGAATGCGAAAGGATACCAATAA